CACGAGGTTGTCCCATGACTAGAACAACTGCTTTCAAAAAATGATAATGATGATGCCATACAATCTCTTGGTGATGTTCAAATTATAAACAATTCTTTTGCAACTACAACTTTCTCATAATTATGAACTGAAGGAGGACTTACTTTTGCAGTTTTTTGGGCAGATTTCTCCCCCAGCCTTCAGCTTATTTCCCCTTCTCTAATACATCGTTCATCTCTTATAAAGAATATCGTGTTTTACCACTTAAAGAATCTACTTAAATATTGTTAGAACAATATTTTCCTTGATTTATTTTACTAAATTCTCTTTATTTCCTCTGGATTTgggattttttttgttttctgttaTCTTCAGTGTTGAATGCTCTCTGTAGAGATGATcctatttttagaatttttttccttctcttttatATTATGGTATCACAGTTGTAGGCtcgttttttccttttttctcaattatGGCATTAATGTCAGGTGCCACTGATGAAGATGACACACATGCTGTGATAACTCTACCCACCCTATCCCTAAACTCTTCCAATGTCTATTGTTACTCAAACTTAGTAAATACGTTGATAGACCTATTATTCACCAATATAgcagaaggaaaaagaaagtaGACATGTGCGAAAATGAGGGAAAGCACGGAAGTGATGAAGAAGTAGTTAGTTAGAAGCATTATAAATAATCTTTTATTTTGAGAGGGAAAGTTAATTAAGATTTTTGAATTGTGATAGTTCTCTATTTCATCCTTGAAAGAAAGGATAACAGTGATGCCCTAGTTCATGAATTGAGATACTCTCAATTCATTTCATACTATGTTGATATAGTAACAAGAATCCTATCTTGATTACTATCAATAATATTCGTAAAGTTCTTCAAACTCTGGTTCCCATCATACGTCCACCTCTTCTATTACACCTCTAGTAACCATCCAAAATGCCAGATATGTGCCGAACTTTGGCACACTGCCTTTGTTACAACCGCCTTAACCTTGAGTGTCACGCTCCTCAAAATTTTGCAACCTCTTTGTCTCCTCAAGCACATTTTAATCAGGTCTCTTTAAGGCTCCTAGTCTGGAAAATAATAGGATTATTAGGAGAATATTAGTATGGTTATTAGAAGGGGCATATTAGTAATTAGATAGTAAATTTGTTAGGGCTCTTAGTTATAAATAGAGGGAGTGAGTTGAGGGAAAAGGTATGAAGAACTTTGTGGGGTTTCCTGTGGGGTCTCCTTTGGGGAATTTGGGAGAGGATTGTCAGTCCTCTATTATTTGCTATTGGCATACTGTAGTTTCATTTTTGATTTTGCAATATATGTTTCTATCTTTAAGTGTTTTCGTTTGTTGTTTGTGTTCTTGTTAGGAGGTATCCTAACAGTCTCCCCTCAAAATGTTGTCACCCCCCCATATTGAATCTGATCCTGTAGCCCCTTTCACTCACTCTGATGTTTGGCTGGTTtcttgaataaaaaaataagatTATGATGACAACTTTATTTTATCTTGGAATTGTAGTTCCTGTCATATGCTGTTTATTAGACATTGAATAAGGTATTTTGATGGTTcaagtaagaaaataaaaatttactTCTGATTGCAGGAATTGCTTGGAGCGGGGATCCTTTTTTTCATATTTGGGTTGGTAGCTATTCTGTCTCTCGTCTTTATATTCTTCATTGTACCAGAGACAAAGGGACTGACCCTCGAGGAAATTGAAGCCAGATGCCTTTGAACTCTTTCAACCAAAATACAAGATTATCATTTCTATCTCAAAATGAAAGTTTTAAAGCTTTAAGTCAAATTCCTTTGTGAGGAGATGATACATGTTTTAGGGGGCCTAAACTAATTCTGTGATGTGCCTTCCCTTGCTGTTTACTTTCTACTTGATAATCAGGGCAGTGGGTCTTCCAAGTTCCAAATGTTTGATACCATGCTCGCTTGAATTACATATCCAAACACATGTTTATAATAAAGATGTGTTATCTATGAACATTCTAGTTTTTTCTTTATTGGTTAACCTCTTATCAACGTGGAAACAATGTATTAAAAAAGAGACAATGCAGGGGCTTGAACATGAACACAAGACCACCCTGAACCATCTGCTCTAATACCATATTGAACTGTCAATTCACCTAAAAGCTTAAATTGAtaattgaaggcaaatttaattatatattaccTCTCCTCACAAATTGTGTCTACCCATTTCATCTTCAATTCATAGTTTCAAATATCTTGTAATTTGATGAACTTCGGTATAGAGGTCGTAGTTGTTGGACTACATTCTAAGCTATAAAGCCTTTTGAGAAGCtaacataaatatatttaagtAGTTGAGAATGACATATACTTCTAAGCtaacataaatatatttaagtAGTTGAGAATGACATATACTTCTTTCTTTCAAGTTTTGTTCATTCTTTTTTCAAACGAAAGTTTATAAAAGAACAACTAAACATCAAATATCAATCTCTCTCGAACATGAAAGATAATAGAGAGGAAGGAAAGAAACCTCTCCAAGAAGAAATCAACGGGTTCTAACTTCTAAAGTATGAGTAGTTTTATTTTCCTTTCCAAAAATTTTACAAAAGTGTAAAACATTTGtcaaaaaatgaagaaagagaacaACGTAAgagtagtagtagtaataataataataataaaactctAATCAGTTTGATATCTCACAATTTAAAAGCAATTTGATTTAATCTTGAATCCACCTCTGTGAAGGGGTTTGCACCTATCTCAaaaaaccaaatatatatttagtttCTAAGGGTTGAAATCATTAAAATAGCTTCAGTTTCTAAGGGTTTGATTGACCAAGCAGTAGATATTGAGATGTATTTGTCTCTAAAAGGATGAGTATTCCAATAATGAACAATCCAATCAGCTAACGAACAGGGGGCAACCAGTCTTGAGTAAGTAATGTTGACATTCATCTTCCAATAACCCTTAACGGCTAATGGATGGATTAACGTTCTGAGGGACAACTTCGTTTCTTCAATGAAAAAATCTCTAAAACTTTTTCCATAGCAACACTAACatccttctttttctcttttgggTGTTTGGATGGTCATGATTATGTTTGTTTGCTTTCGATTTGAGGGGTATTTAACTACTTCCATATCTTCCATACACTGTATTCAAACTCTAATTATTTATGTTTGGATCATTGTTAAAtgatgtttttttcttttatgtccTATCATTGTTTTTTAATTCCCTTTTAGGAATATAGACATTAGTAGGCTTCTACAAACACTTATCCTTATAGTTATAGAATCTAAAAACTTTCCttttataaatttgaattatattaaattaacaATAAAATTGTATGAATGGTTGTATGGGTATTATTAGACAAATAAATGTAAGAGATTCTCATGTACAGGCTTTTATTCAAAACAAACACAATTATCAATCATTTCTAGGCATTcgtaaaataaattttatggAATAGACAATGATTATTTAAATATGTCAAACATTTGCATTCTCAACTATCCATAATCCATACATCTAAAGATTTTGGTAATCTGCATTTCCAAAAAACAAATGGTCCGGAAGGTTTTTCTAAGCACAATAAGAATAGAAGATTTGAAGTACAAACCTCTTAGTCGCTAATAGATTCGTATGTCAATTAAATTATACTTGCTTTGACTCTATCTTTGAAGTTAGTAGTATATTTGTATGCTATTTAGTTAGGTTCGTTTTGGTTGAATTAGGACATTTACTATGCATATTTGGAAAAACATGAAAATTTGTTGGGATTGAAATGTTTGATTatgaattttcttttcaagAGAATGTGTATATTTGAATATACACGTGATGTTAAAGGGTAGCAAAATGTGCACATGTTTCCTTTGTGCCAACGATAGACATTATATCGATGTACAAAATGGCATATACTTGACTTGTTTATAACTCAAACCTACCTAAGATATTATTGCTTTATATCAGTCCACTGTACAAAGTTCTCTAACTTTGCATCTCTTCTAATCTATATTTTAAATACCCCATGAGCAGTGTGGGGATGAATTTGATACTTAGTTCACAAACAAAGAGGGGTTTGGATCGTTGGATTGGAATGAGAAGATTGTGGAGTAAAACTCTAAACCAGTCCTAAAACTCGAAACCAGTCCTAAGTTTTAGAATTGTACTGCTTCAAATTTAGACAATTTTAtggttttttcttcttattattataacacATGTAATTTTCGGACGAGTACAAATAAGAAGCAAtgcaatattatattattatatatgagTTTTGATACTACAATATATTCATACACTCATAGGTGTGCTTTTTTAACctataatatttttctatttttctctaCCTTGTGGATGAAGAATTACCTGTTTAATTTTTAGGTAACTCGAGAGAGATGAAAAGTTTAAGGTATATTCAATGGTATTGTTACAACGTATTCATCTCTAAACGAATTGACTTATGGTTCTTTTTAATGCAAACTATTTATGATTAACAAAGCCCATCAAGTTAGTCATTtcttaaatattccagatttgtcattctatctttttctcttcctcgctccaatttctttccatgtctttcttcattttctcttctttatttaagtcgtttaaatttgggtaatcaATGCAAAAAacagcaaaatctaaacgatcatatataaatgatctttttttttacgtcgttttaaatttgagtaaccaaatatGAATGtgtaaaaaatcgtgtataaagaatcttgcaaaaaataatttagattggagtagccaaatgtaaatgatggtgtaaaaaaaataaatcatgcaaatctaaacgatcgtgtaccaaaagaattaaaaaaaatagtttagccaaatataaatgatcctataccaaattttgaaaaaaaaaaaatcgttccaaatctaaatgattgtgtaaccaaatttaaacgtatccaaattaaacgattgtgtaacaaaattaaacgatagaattgaaaaaataaattgtagccaaatctaaacgatcgtgtaccaaatatattaagcATGTATTATTGATgtgacattttttgtattttccacaGTGTGCCTATGAACTTTTTCTGTTTTGGAGTTGTTTTATAcaataatgtaaatatttggccgttttattatattttttaaaggaTCCCTATAAAAAAAGTTAAGAAAATTGcatcaaatgaaaaaaatttagaaaaaaacaattcatagcttttttgtatattgcaaatatgataaATATGACAATATATCAAAGGGTATCGACGGCTATTAAAGGATTATTAGAGGGTTATTAAAGGATTATCTACTTATAACTTTactgtttttgtaatttaaaaaatatagtgacatagatattattataataatttttttttgttatttttacaaAGACCTCGAAAAATTAGGGTTAAATTTAATCAACTCCATCATTAAATGATCATTGACTTATTTGAGCACTAAGGtagtttcattgttttttttgtATAACTTGAGATGGTTGATATGTACTCATTTTTGTGGTTTAaactcaaaaaataaaaaatataatattaacgTGTATTTGACTCCCATGTTTTgtgtatctatatatatatatatatatatatatatatatatatattatctttgTTGAAGCTTCGATTTCTATGCTTTATTATTACAATGACTTTTTAAGACAAATTAATAAAGGAATCCAATATTATTTTAGTATAACAGATGAGAGTATGTGCCTTTTAACCTGTACGTATCAATTACTATCGACCACTAATCAGTTATACCCATAAAAACCACTAACAAAGTAAATTTTGAactaattttcaatttattacATATATTTCTCATTTaagaaatcaaacaaaataggtaaacataataataataatattattattcgAATGTATTTCAATTTTTGTGCTTTTCAATCTCCATAGATAGTCATGCTCGCTTTGGCATTTATCGGATTTATTTTCTTTAGTATAAAAATTGAGGGGTGGAAACCATGCCAATTATTGCTAGCTAAACTTCTTTTGTTATCATagtaaatttataatatataatttaataaacaATCTTGATCATACTTTTAAACACTACACATAAGTGTGTGGATTTTAACATCTAACTTCAAGAACACAATACATattaacaaaattaatataatctATCGAAAGGATCCAAAATAAAATACGAAACAAAGAAAGGAAAGCACCAAACTAATTACATAGAATAGAATgctcatttaaaaaattaacaaaaatgtgtaaaagtatatatatatatatattacatacAATATGTGTGTGTTATGTTTTCAAGGCTTAAAACGAGGAGCTTACATAATAGACAAGAAGTTTGTATGTGTCTTAGCATAGGAAGAGTTCAAAGACAGTTCTTCCTCGTTTAAGAAAACCCTCTCTTTCCCTCCTTTCCTCCAAACCCTCAAACCCCACCAACCAACAATTCACTCCCATTCTCCTTCTCTCCTTCTTCATCCATACCCATAAAACCCAATTCAGGATTCACCCCATCTCCAGCTTCCACTTCCAATCCATATGGGTACAAGAACACAGCAACCATCCCGAGAAGACGACGATGACGACCTCCCAAGTGGCCCTGGTGCCACCACCATTTCGGGTCAGTCTGTTTCAATGAGTGGCAGTGTGGGTTCTCCTTCTAGTCGCAGCGAGCAAACCATGGCTACGCCTGCCAGCGACAACACTTTTCTTCGATTGAACAACCTCGACATCCATGGCGACGAGGCGGGGTCGCAAGGACCCACTGCGtgagttttctttttaatttttaatttcatgTGATGATTCTGCTCAATTCTTTTGCCTTGCTGTTGGGTTTTGTCTTTATGTTTGAATAATGTTGAGTGATGTTTGATTTTCATCATGCTGAATGAAAGAGACAGTGAATTGTGTAGTTTTAGCTTTGGTTATTCGAATTGAATTCTGGGTTTGATTTGATTTCTTGAATGGGATATTGTTTTGGGATAGTAATGTGAAGAAAAAGAGGGGTCAGCGTGCTGTTGGAGGGGACAAGAGTGGAAGGGGGCTTCGCCAATTCAGCATGAAAGGTGTTTGACTTAAGCCATTTTTGTTAATTCTGCCTTCATTGGGTTTGATGTGACCCCGCCTGTGGCAGGACATGCCTTGAACTGGTGGATCGTGATGTATAATAGAAATTTATTATTCTTTGATTGTTTGACTTCTTCCCAATGCTTGCAGTTTGCGAGAAAGTGGAGAGTAAGGGAAGAACGACATATAACGAGGTTAGGTCATTTCTCAGCTTCCCTGATTTGTAAAAGAATTCATCAATTGTCTTCTTCAGTAACTACGATgatgccttttcttttctttttattggttttgttaATTAAGTCTTGTTTTCCACCATTTGCTAAAGTGCTGACCAttattctgtttttagaatttatttTGGATCATTTTTGTCGATATTTGAGGGTGCTATTTCATTGTTAAATGTCGTCATCTATACCTTCCCTTCTATGTTTTTTTTCTCCCAATGCGATGCTTTCTACCTACCAGTGAGACTACCATTGCCTAACTAAACTTACATATTCAATCTAGTTAGTTTTAAAATTAGtcaatatattaaaattttaggtATATTTTATTGAATTATGACATACTCCAGGAAACTTAATTGCTTGTAACTGCTCATCTATGTGTCAATATAATTCAAAGGTACTGCAAAGTTCCTTATTAGAAAGGAAAAAagcagaaagaaaagaaaagaaaagaaaagaaaagaagaaatggctaGAGCACCGTTTATGACTGTCTCAAGTTGCAACTAGAAAGCTGCCTAAACAAGGATTGAACCATACCCAGTCATGCACTAGTGCATCAAGATTTTTGGTTTCACTTTTCAATCTTGTGTTCTCTTACACCATTCTCAATTTGTGAAATGTGTACTTTCCAGGTTGCAGATGAACTTGTCGCAGAGTTTGCTGATCCTGGCAACAGTGTTGCATCGCCAGATCAGGTTTCCTGCATATTTTTGCTAGTTGTTTTTGTGCATGAGAGGATAGATGTCACtatattttttactctttttgaacTCATTCTAGCAGCAACAGTACGACGAAAAAAATATTAGGCGGAGGGTATATGATGCCCTGAATGTCCTCATGGCAATGGATATTATATCAAAGGATAAGAAGGAGATACAATGGAAGGGTCTACCACGTACCAGCGTGAATGATATTGAAGAACTAAAGGTTGCATTGCAGTCTACATTTCTTATCTCATGCATCAAccatttaaattattttgttgCTTATATCTTGTTATTTGACAATGCAGGCAGAGCGTCTTGGACTTCGAAATAGGATTGAAAAGAAAGCAGCGTACTTGCAAGAGTTGGAGGAACAGGCATGGATAGCTGTCATTATATTCTTGCTGTTTGTTTCTCATGATTATCATGGTATTATCATTTTGCAGTCTTGGTATCACCTCACGTGTCTGAATTGGTTGTTGTGTAAgatattttttgcttttgtgctTCTTCTTGCCAATTACTTCTAATAATTGTTGTAACAATTCTGTCTCTCTGCCGATTGGAAGACCTTCTTTACCCACATGTCAACTCAGTGGCTATCTGGACTTTACTTCTATACTCTTTTTCTTGGGCAAATTGAGTTATCTTAAGTCAAAAGGTCAAGTTATTGATATGGAATGGAAATGCGCTAGATTATGTGTCATCGTTCgacttaaaattaattattgcatttaAGTAATAGAATGCGGCTAACAGAGTCTGGCTATCAGTATGTAGGTCTTCAGAACCTAATACAGCGAAACGAACAATTATTCAGTTCGGAGAATGCCCCCAGTGGTGGCGTGTCTTTGCCTTTCATCCTGGTGCAGgtaaattttcttcccttttcttttaaagGTATTATCATATTTGATATTGTGAATGATCTATCTTTCCGTTGGAACCATAtgattattaatttaattttattttttgagaGAAATAAGCGTGATGCTTTTTTGATTGAACAAGTGATAATCAATTGTCAGAGTTTCAAATTCCAAAATCATCATTCTACATTTTTGTACCATTGATGCATCTGACGCTTGTGCACTCCTCTACCATGTGTCTGGTCCTTGCTTGTGTTTTCCTAGATGAAAGATCTGAAGCTTGTGCACTCTTGTACCGTGTGTCTGATCCATGCTTGTGTTTTGATGAAAGGAACTCTGACACTTGTATCTTCTTAGAATTTCCATTCTTCTCCTTAGTTCTCAAGTGGATGAACATTTACTTTGCACCTTTATTGAGATACACATGCTCCACCATGGGTCAATTTAGCAGTCAAAAGGGAAAACTATAAACACATATTCCTTTGAAGTCGCATGTTGAATTCCTGTGCTTACCTGCATCAGTTATTAAATATCCTAGCCCGTGTTAGATGATTATGTGTTGGTTTGGGTAATGATAGGCTAAAGAAACATGAACACTTCAGTTTGGCTCGTGTTACACTCTTGAACACTCCAACACTTGCCACACAATGAATGTGTTAAACACTAGTTGTACAAAATCAATATAAGTCCAACATTTGTAAACATGTATCGAACAGTTAATCTTTGAATAAATTTTGAGAGTGAAATGCCCTTTTTTAAGCATATAATTGGATTAACCTATTGAGTTTGAATTTTTTATGattaaaaatgatatatatttcaACTTATGCATGGTTTAATGAACACTTGCCTTGTTCTTGTCCTAGATTTTCTTAAAAAGTTAGTGCCTGTGCGCAAAAATGTTGTGTTTTTGGAGCTCTTAGGTAGAGCGGATCTCCATAACACAATTAGGAAGCATTTATATCCTAAAAAGACAATGATGTTTGTTTGATCTCTACTGTTGGAGAGACCTAAATACTGAACTGAAGATTTAATTtagtaaaataattttcttatgCTTGCCTTTCTCGAAGTTGGACTGATGTGTAAACAAGAAAAGGATCCAATCAACTGTCTCTTTTTCTGCTCCCCTTTTTAGCTTCGGTTCACTGAGGAATGTGCTTCAAACTTTTATCTGATTTTACTGTTGCCATTAGGGATGTAAATATGCAGCGGCCTTTGATTCCTTTCGCCACttaaaatattaacataaatTCATGAGATTGTTTCTCATCTAGGAAAATATCGACAACTTTTGGGGTATTGCAGACTATTGGAAAGTGATTTGAACTAGATTTCACTCTGCTGGGGTGTTATCAACTAGTAACAGAATTCAGAATCTAGCATTTTAAGtccaaataatatttttattctttctaTTTGTCATTCTGTTCGTTTATTTTCCTGagaaattttgaatttgtaGACGAGGCCTCATGCAACTGTTGAGATAGAAATTTCAGAAGATATGCAGCTGGTGCATTTTGATTTCAACAGGTAGGTCAACATTCTGGTCGTAGGAATGTAATTTGGAGTATTTCCCAATTCcctatattattttatttatttatttatttttaactaATGCAGAAACTAACCAAGTTTAGGGTTGACAATGACTTCTATTAGCTTTGGACAACCACACGTTGTACATTGGAACTCTGAAAGTAGTTTGATTTTCATTATCTCATGCTGTTCTTGCAGTACTCCCTTTGAGCTCCATGATGACAATTATGTTTTGAAGGCGATGAAATTTTGCAACAGACCGCAATGCGATAATACAGCACAAAATTTTACTCCTGATGGTGGGGAGGGTTCTAGCATGTCAGGCATGTATCAACCACCCCATATGCCTATTCCTTCGTTGTCTAACACGCCGGTTAGAACACCAACCTCACCCCCACTTCCTGGAATCATAAAAGCTCGCGTCAAACACGAACATTAATGATTGGTAGACCGAGCTTGACTTTGAGTGTCTTCTGCATTAATCTCTGCATGATTGTATATTCTGCATGTTCTTATTGCTGTGGCCTTCTTGGATTACTGTGGGATCATATAGGGATGACAGTTCACTACATCAAACTTCATGCAATCAAATTCATTTAGCTTGGAACTGATTTAAGTCGTTGGGTGGCTTAGAGCTAATTCTTTGCTCCAGATGTTCTTCAACTTTTCATATACTGTATTTGATTAGTCATGTAATGTGCCTCTTTCTATTCCTCATCCTTGTAGAAGTATAGATTTGAGATGTATTAGGATTGTGGAGGGTTGATTAAACTACGGATCATTACGGAATGGAGTTGAACAATGCTTCGAATCTGTTTACCTTGTACAGAATTCTAGTTCCAATGCCAAATATTGTCTTATTGTATTGTTTCCAGAAAGATGATTTCTTGCTATTTGATTTGTACTTCTGGAGGGTGTTTTTTTGTGAAGCATTTTTTTCTTCCTAATATAGTAATTTTATAAACTCTtagatcaatttttttttttaaattgctcGAGTTATTGAAAAGGTTACGGAAAAATTGACAAAACTAGCACCtagagttttatttttcaaaggTAGCACTATTTTATGGAACTCCTAACTTTGTTTTTCTCGGGTCAATCTTTGGTTGAGATCAACCCCGGGATTcttcctaaattttaaaaagctTTTTGAAGGAAATTTCTCGGTCCTCTCTCGGCCAAGTGCATTATCGTAAAAATAAAGGGATATAAAAAATGACCAAAACATCTTTGATACTTCAAATGTTACATATTCTCTAAATACTAAATGCCAAAATTTTGGCTCATTTTGGTTGAGAAGTGAATGATTTCGCTCCTACAATTCAAATGACTTTTAGTGTGGTGTGCTTAAAGAACTTCTAATGAGAGTGACaaaaatcgtttatatattGAAATCAAGTAACTTAAATGATTTAGAAATTGAGTTTAACTCTTCTCAGGCCAAATTTGTCACGAGAGTCCCTGAGTTGAAAACATAAGCATTTAAGTTAATTGTTCTTGGGCTATCATGGCCTTCAGATGCACTGAGCTGAAAAATAGAAGCAATTTGTCATTGATCTCGGGCCCCAAAGTTGCCCTGAGGTAGTCCTAAGCCAAAGAATATAAACATTTATGTTACATGATCTTGGGCTAAGGTTGTCCCAAGATGTTTCTGAGTTTAAAAACAGAACCAATTATGTCATTGATCCTAAGTCAAAGTTGCTTTGAGATGGTCTCGAGCTAAAGAACAAAGCATTATGTAATATGATCTCGGGCTAAGGTTTCTCCAAAATGTCCCCAAGTTTAAAAGCAGAAGCTAAAATGGAAACTAAAAAACTAAGACCTGGACactttttattcatttttaggAAAATTATCTTAGGCATAAGTTAAAGAAGATGACCAACGTGGAAGTTACTCTATCACTCACTCCACCAACTTATTTTTTATTGGGGTTTAGTCATTTTTAGGTCAATTAGtttaaattaaagtttaatttttagTCATAGAAGGAAGAATATTGTGGAATTTCTTGAATAAGAGCTCCCCTTCATGACTTCCTCCAATTGTAGGAAAAAGGGCATCGTTAAACAACCTTGTAAAGCGTCAGACAATGCCCATTTCTTTAATGTAGTTCTTGTTGATGCTCTCGAGGAACAAAAGTttgtaagaaaaattataagTATCTTGTTATGTTGGTTGACTTATTTgtctttattttcaaatttttaataaaaaacacTCTATCTTGATGATGCACTAGGCTGAGAGAAATCCTTCAAAGAGTTTTCCAAAATTTGGGAAGAATCTCGGGGTTGATCTCGACCAAGATTGACcccaagaaaaacaaaatttcgAGTTTTCTGAAACTGTGCtacttttgaaatataaaacaaaaaatgtgctatttctaaaaaatatttaaggtTACGTGACATCTTTACAACTCAAATTCAATCGTATCAAGTCAGTGACATTCGTTGACTTGGAAAAGCTATCATTTGTTGACTTGAAAAAACTATCATTTGTTCGTTAACAGTTGTAGTATTGCTTGTGTGATCTATTTAAATCTATGGTTGGTGGTTCCATCTTATTTGAATAATTTCAAAGTAAACCAATTTAAATATTACCCTCCAATTCAACTTGTGAGGTATGtcaattttaactttaaacGTCAATTTTATCTTGAATGCAAAACAAGttgattatattttattcatgTACCAACTCAACTATTAtgggaaattgtcaaaaataggttaaaaaaggagggttaaatgacttttgggatagtttttgaaaagaaagagttttaggacaatttatgggtgaatagacaaaaatgcctCTAATTATTTTCCCTTCCCTTCCCTCCaatgtaaataaaaaagaaaaaaaaaagactcatTTTCATGTTCGTGCGCAGTGAAGAAAGAAAACTTTTCTTGCTTCATTTCTTTTATCGCAAAAGAATCAACACAAAACCCATTCACGTTAAGATTCTACTCCGGTGCAATCATGCTACTCCAGTGTCGTTCATAACTCCATCAAGTTCCCGTCCTGTTCGGtgaatttttagattttttt
This region of Cucumis melo cultivar AY chromosome 7, USDA_Cmelo_AY_1.0, whole genome shotgun sequence genomic DNA includes:
- the LOC103495774 gene encoding transcription factor-like protein DPB isoform X2 gives rise to the protein MGTRTQQPSREDDDDDLPSGPGATTISGQSVSMSGSVGSPSSRSEQTMATPASDNTFLRLNNLDIHGDEAGSQGPTANVKKKRGQRAVGGDKSGRGLRQFSMKVCEKVESKGRTTYNEVADELVAEFADPGNSVASPDQQQYDEKNIRRRVYDALNVLMAMDIISKDKKEIQWKGLPRTSVNDIEELKAERLGLRNRIEKKAAYLQELEEQYVGLQNLIQRNEQLFSSENAPSGGVSLPFILVQTRPHATVEIEISEDMQLVHFDFNSTPFELHDDNYVLKAMKFCNRPQCDNTAQNFTPDGGEGSSMSGMYQPPHMPIPSLSNTPVRTPTSPPLPGIIKARVKHEH
- the LOC103495774 gene encoding transcription factor-like protein DPB isoform X1; the protein is MGTRTQQPSREDDDDDLPSGPGATTISGQSVSMSGSVGSPSSRSEQTMATPASDNTFLRLNNLDIHGDEAGSQGPTANVKKKRGQRAVGGDKSGRGLRQFSMKVCEKVESKGRTTYNEVADELVAEFADPGNSVASPDQQQQYDEKNIRRRVYDALNVLMAMDIISKDKKEIQWKGLPRTSVNDIEELKAERLGLRNRIEKKAAYLQELEEQYVGLQNLIQRNEQLFSSENAPSGGVSLPFILVQTRPHATVEIEISEDMQLVHFDFNSTPFELHDDNYVLKAMKFCNRPQCDNTAQNFTPDGGEGSSMSGMYQPPHMPIPSLSNTPVRTPTSPPLPGIIKARVKHEH
- the LOC103495774 gene encoding transcription factor-like protein DPB isoform X3, whose amino-acid sequence is MGTRTQQPSREDDDDDLPSGPGATTISGQSVSMSGSVGSPSSRSEQTMATPASDNTFLRLNNLDIHGDEAGSQGPTANVKKKRGQRAVGGDKSGRGLRQFSMKVCEKVESKGRTTYNEVADELVAEFADPGNSVASPDQQQQYDEKNIRRRVYDALNVLMAMDIISKDKKEIQWKGLPRTSVNDIEELKAERLGLRNRIEKKAAYLQELEEQAWIAVIIFLLFVSHDYHGIIILQSWYHLTCLNWLLLCRSSEPNTAKRTIIQFGECPQWWRVFAFHPGADEASCNC